In Thiospirochaeta perfilievii, a single window of DNA contains:
- a CDS encoding GGDEF domain-containing protein yields the protein MIIYITITFLLMILTFFITRFFYITKLKKCDVVINDLTTIDKETGLYNRHFFDYTYLSEFHRASRINCPLALVFFKSTSTDKLPQILLDSIKRDTDFISRYEKNIYAAVLYDTSLEGVDQIINRVMERVDGDMDLNIGVHTSIPDSHTSSIKLVEEAIKSLNVAISRGDRIIEFTLNSI from the coding sequence ATGATTATATATATAACAATTACATTTCTTTTAATGATATTAACTTTTTTTATCACAAGATTTTTTTATATTACAAAGCTTAAAAAGTGTGATGTTGTTATAAATGACTTAACAACAATTGATAAAGAGACTGGCTTATATAATAGGCACTTTTTTGACTATACCTATCTATCAGAATTCCATAGAGCAAGTAGAATAAACTGTCCTTTGGCTCTAGTTTTTTTTAAGTCTACATCAACAGATAAACTACCCCAAATATTATTAGACTCTATTAAAAGAGATACTGATTTTATCTCAAGATATGAAAAAAATATCTATGCTGCAGTATTGTATGATACAAGTTTAGAGGGTGTAGACCAGATAATAAATCGTGTAATGGAGAGAGTTGATGGGGATATGGACTTAAATATTGGAGTTCATACCTCTATACCTGATAGCCATACAAGTTCTATAAAATTAGTAGAAGAGGCTATTAAATCCTTAAACGTAGCTATAAGTAGGGGTGATCGAATTATAGAGTTTACACTAAACTCTATATAG
- a CDS encoding phosphatase PAP2 family protein, with translation MLWIESGLGYSWSLWFNRLGDNIPIFILNLFNFIGNELFYILLFPLIYWCINKSIGKRALIITLLTAYVSSLFKYLLVRPQPFDLYSRGSGKIINRVLVDEEYGFPSSYTMGITSLWLYFSSISKKISVKILSILVILLTGLVRVISGGEFIFTTLLSILFSILILVIFKIFEPKITTLCNQRYSVSQRVLLILFFSIAAIVIVLLINITSIEIPLILVGCFLGTTTGIVLEKEYIHFSVDGSLILRIGRYFFGIIIISVVYYGIEFLYNISALDNNFILFVKYSVLTFIITFPLPKLFIYMNLSRDSLRTYL, from the coding sequence ATGTTATGGATAGAATCTGGTCTTGGATATAGTTGGTCACTTTGGTTTAATAGATTAGGGGATAATATCCCGATATTTATTCTAAATCTTTTTAACTTTATTGGAAATGAACTCTTTTATATACTTCTCTTTCCCCTTATATACTGGTGTATTAATAAGTCTATTGGAAAAAGAGCTCTAATTATTACTCTTCTTACAGCCTATGTAAGTAGTCTGTTTAAGTACTTATTAGTAAGACCACAACCCTTTGATCTATATAGTCGTGGAAGTGGTAAAATAATAAATAGAGTATTAGTAGATGAAGAGTATGGGTTTCCATCATCATATACTATGGGTATAACATCTCTATGGTTATATTTCTCATCTATTAGTAAAAAGATAAGTGTAAAGATCTTATCGATACTTGTTATATTATTAACAGGGCTTGTAAGGGTAATAAGTGGAGGAGAGTTTATATTCACCACGCTTCTATCTATTCTCTTTTCCATACTGATTTTAGTTATATTTAAGATCTTTGAACCTAAAATTACAACACTATGTAATCAAAGATATAGTGTTAGTCAAAGAGTCTTATTAATTCTTTTTTTCTCAATAGCTGCAATAGTTATAGTACTACTTATAAATATAACTAGTATAGAGATCCCTCTTATCCTTGTAGGATGTTTTTTAGGTACAACAACAGGAATTGTTTTAGAAAAAGAGTATATTCATTTTAGTGTTGATGGTTCCCTAATATTAAGGATTGGAAGATATTTTTTTGGGATTATTATTATATCTGTTGTATATTACGGGATAGAGTTTTTATATAACATATCAGCCCTAGATAATAATTTTATTCTATTTGTTAAATACTCAGTCTTGACTTTTATAATTACTTTCCCCCTTCCAAAACTATTTATATATATGAATTTAAGTAGAGATAGTTTAAGAACATATTTGTAA
- a CDS encoding tetratricopeptide repeat protein — protein MFNRRSIYLFLGSATLCSLFFNGLFIYVFAISILIILFMNRGLIYTLRANKELMNKNEQRGYELLTKAYKAGGIPVIVINGYIFISLKMGKYDIALDAINRVLNNELGFKIKDTHKNMILTQKALYLWQIGDLPGGVDILDELYKKEYRTSIFYGNYGTLLYLNGQIEKAKKIGLEGYDYDPKDKVTLDNLVSIFIELKDFDLAEKYFNELLELNPTFAEAFYHGALIKLNQNSFDEAINLYQRCKEYTLHNVSTISNDDLETLEKKLSVK, from the coding sequence ATGTTTAATAGAAGAAGTATTTATCTATTTTTAGGGTCGGCTACACTCTGTTCCCTATTCTTTAATGGGCTATTTATATATGTTTTTGCCATATCTATTTTAATTATTCTATTTATGAACAGAGGTCTAATATATACCCTTAGGGCCAATAAAGAGTTAATGAATAAAAACGAACAGAGGGGTTATGAGCTTTTAACTAAGGCGTATAAAGCTGGAGGAATCCCTGTAATAGTAATTAATGGGTATATTTTTATCTCCTTAAAAATGGGAAAGTATGATATCGCTTTAGACGCTATAAATCGAGTTCTTAATAATGAACTAGGGTTTAAAATTAAGGATACACATAAAAATATGATTCTAACACAAAAAGCCCTCTATTTATGGCAGATTGGTGATCTACCAGGTGGGGTAGATATTTTAGATGAGTTATATAAAAAAGAGTATAGAACATCGATATTCTATGGTAATTATGGAACGCTTTTATACCTAAATGGTCAGATTGAAAAGGCTAAAAAGATAGGTCTAGAAGGGTACGATTACGACCCTAAGGATAAGGTTACCTTAGATAATCTAGTTTCAATATTTATTGAATTAAAGGATTTTGATTTAGCAGAAAAATATTTTAATGAGTTATTAGAGTTAAACCCTACATTTGCAGAAGCCTTTTATCATGGAGCTTTAATAAAATTAAATCAAAACAGTTTTGATGAGGCCATTAACTTATACCAAAGATGTAAAGAGTATACACTTCATAATGTTTCAACAATCTCAAATGATGATCTAGAGACCTTAGAAAAGAAATTAAGTGTAAAGTAG
- a CDS encoding D-alanine--D-alanine ligase family protein, whose product MKKHNVAILYGGKSGEHDVSLLSASSVERHLDKKKYNIHLIGITLEGLWYYQHNYTNSSQSLEIVRDESKLISLIPGKGIMYHGQILDIDFIFPILHGTFGEDGTLQGLLDIIDIPYAGSGMEGSFMAMDKEYAKIVWEKEGLPVVPFISIKKHTFIDNPNEIEKQINNKFNYPIFVKPVKTGSSVGVSRVDSSDKLLPALKNAFNYDHKVLIEPAINAREIECSVIGNNYPKTFSLGEIAPSHEFYDYEAKYIDPNGAKLIIPAILTENQKEEIKEIARKAYIAINCKGFSRVDFFLDIDTNSVMLNEINTIPGFTNVSMFSMLCAEDGLNYSDLLDKIFEYGQGKYREQQSIQYNHKG is encoded by the coding sequence ATGAAAAAACACAATGTAGCAATCCTTTACGGCGGAAAGAGTGGTGAACACGATGTATCCCTATTATCAGCATCATCTGTAGAACGACATTTAGATAAGAAAAAATACAATATTCATTTAATTGGTATTACCCTAGAAGGCCTATGGTATTATCAGCATAACTATACCAATAGTTCCCAATCCCTTGAAATTGTAAGGGATGAGAGTAAATTGATTAGTTTAATTCCAGGTAAAGGAATTATGTATCATGGGCAGATATTAGATATAGACTTTATTTTTCCAATTCTACACGGAACATTTGGAGAGGACGGAACACTTCAAGGATTATTAGATATAATAGATATCCCCTATGCTGGTTCTGGAATGGAAGGTAGCTTTATGGCTATGGATAAGGAGTATGCAAAGATTGTATGGGAAAAAGAGGGATTACCTGTAGTACCTTTTATCTCTATAAAAAAACATACCTTTATTGATAATCCAAATGAGATCGAGAAACAGATTAATAATAAATTTAACTACCCAATATTTGTAAAACCTGTAAAAACCGGGTCATCAGTGGGAGTTTCAAGGGTAGATAGTTCTGATAAACTCCTTCCAGCATTAAAAAACGCATTTAATTATGACCATAAGGTTTTAATTGAGCCTGCTATTAATGCAAGGGAGATTGAGTGTTCAGTTATTGGTAATAACTACCCAAAAACATTCTCTCTAGGAGAGATTGCCCCTTCCCATGAGTTTTATGACTACGAGGCAAAATATATAGATCCTAATGGAGCAAAACTTATTATCCCGGCTATACTTACAGAAAATCAAAAAGAAGAGATTAAAGAGATTGCAAGAAAGGCGTATATTGCCATTAACTGTAAGGGTTTTAGTAGGGTAGACTTCTTTTTAGATATTGATACTAATAGTGTTATGTTAAACGAGATAAATACAATTCCTGGATTTACAAATGTAAGTATGTTCTCCATGCTTTGTGCAGAGGATGGACTCAATTACAGTGATTTGCTAGATAAGATCTTTGAGTATGGTCAGGGAAAATATAGGGAACAACAATCTATACAGTATAATCATAAGGGGTAA
- a CDS encoding hybrid sensor histidine kinase/response regulator codes for MESLTVLTIDDNDSIRLSLASFLEDLGYNVLDADCGEAGIEIIKEQSIDIILTDTHMPGLSGIDVLRFAKENKPDTPVIIISGAGEIKFAVEALRAGAWDYITKPIEDLNFLSYTIEKVLKRVSLIKENRQKSRELKETNVRLKDTIEELKTTQSQLVESEKMASLGYMVKGVAHEINTPLGVCMTSISYVNEQAKSISVLNDSHNMKLSDFVEFTKNTMDLTGIIYESLQTINNLIIDFKQLSVENLDDNKKSFILNDIISSAILLISSSYPNMEIDINIVEDIYEVNSFPEVFSLIFMKLTENAIIHGFNRRQSGRLNVDIYKEDNYLFISFKNNGETIDDEIINKIFDPFFTQNKKTGQV; via the coding sequence GTGGAATCATTAACGGTTTTAACAATTGATGACAATGACTCAATAAGATTGTCATTGGCCAGTTTTTTAGAGGATTTAGGATATAATGTTTTAGATGCAGATTGTGGAGAGGCTGGTATAGAGATAATTAAAGAGCAATCTATTGATATTATATTAACAGATACCCATATGCCTGGTTTGTCTGGGATTGATGTTCTTAGGTTTGCAAAAGAGAATAAGCCTGACACCCCAGTTATAATTATCTCAGGTGCTGGTGAGATAAAGTTTGCTGTAGAAGCATTAAGGGCTGGAGCATGGGACTATATAACTAAACCTATAGAGGATTTAAATTTCTTATCTTATACAATAGAGAAGGTCTTAAAACGGGTAAGTTTAATTAAAGAGAACAGGCAGAAAAGTAGGGAGTTAAAAGAGACAAATGTACGGCTTAAGGATACTATAGAGGAGCTTAAAACAACCCAGAGTCAGTTAGTTGAATCTGAAAAAATGGCATCCCTAGGTTATATGGTTAAGGGTGTAGCCCATGAGATAAATACACCTCTTGGAGTATGTATGACATCAATAAGTTATGTAAATGAGCAAGCTAAAAGTATTTCTGTGCTAAATGATAGTCATAATATGAAATTAAGTGATTTTGTAGAGTTTACAAAAAATACTATGGATTTAACTGGCATAATATATGAATCACTTCAAACTATAAATAACTTAATTATAGATTTTAAACAGCTATCTGTAGAGAATCTTGATGATAATAAAAAAAGTTTTATTTTAAACGATATAATCTCCAGCGCTATTCTTTTAATAAGTTCTTCTTATCCTAATATGGAAATTGATATTAATATTGTTGAGGATATTTATGAAGTAAATAGTTTTCCTGAGGTTTTTAGTCTAATTTTTATGAAGTTAACTGAGAATGCAATTATCCATGGGTTTAATCGTAGGCAGTCTGGGAGATTGAATGTAGATATATATAAAGAGGATAATTATCTTTTTATTAGTTTTAAAAACAATGGAGAGACAATTGATGATGAGATTATAAACAAGATCTTTGATCCATTTTTTACCCAAAATAAAAAAACGGGGCAGGTCTAG
- a CDS encoding glycerol kinase 5, which translates to MVSHILVIDCGSTGIRTILVNSKSHIVYRDYKKIEILHPEDGATENSPTQIWETFKEIVQKALHTPLLKIDAIAITNQRSTFALWDRQSGVPLTNFINWQDVRAANTARRMNKNPIWLLLRTFAFIVGRVLKNPLLTVTSMLKLNTDHTICKLRWLLDNNKELEKRCFNSEVNFGTIDSWLLYKLTGNKVHGTDYTNAAATTLLNPFMMKWNTLFCKIFKLPMQILPTVYNTNETFGHTSKEIFGKEIPIKCLVGDQQASLFGHRCFNKGEAKISLGSGGFVSMNVGPKPKFSTKGLFPLIGWTLDKKPTYKLEGQVATVGTFIDWLINDMEMFKSPVELDSYASKCDNTQGVFVIPTLSGIRFPYFKPDLNASISGLSLKVSKPHLARAILEGIAHRVMDIIEGMESETKISIPNLKIDGGVSNSDVLMQMIADLSGKVVYRSTESDLASLGAAYFAGLSSGMFKSTKEILNIKIPNKRFNPNYSLERRVKERKLWRDHIKKSEKMFPA; encoded by the coding sequence TTGGTTTCTCATATTCTAGTTATAGACTGCGGAAGTACAGGCATAAGAACTATTTTAGTAAACTCTAAGAGCCATATAGTCTATAGGGATTATAAAAAGATAGAGATCCTTCATCCTGAGGATGGAGCAACTGAGAACTCTCCAACCCAGATATGGGAAACATTTAAAGAGATTGTACAAAAGGCCCTACATACTCCACTTCTAAAAATTGATGCTATAGCAATAACAAATCAAAGGTCAACATTTGCACTTTGGGATAGGCAGAGTGGAGTACCCTTAACAAATTTTATTAATTGGCAGGATGTTAGAGCAGCAAATACAGCTAGAAGAATGAATAAAAACCCTATATGGCTTCTATTAAGAACCTTTGCTTTTATAGTTGGTAGAGTTTTAAAAAATCCCCTATTAACTGTTACTTCCATGTTAAAACTTAATACTGACCATACTATTTGTAAACTAAGGTGGTTATTAGATAATAATAAAGAGCTTGAGAAGAGATGTTTCAACTCAGAAGTAAATTTTGGAACTATAGATAGTTGGTTATTATATAAGTTAACTGGAAATAAAGTCCACGGAACAGACTACACCAATGCAGCTGCAACAACACTTTTAAACCCATTTATGATGAAGTGGAATACTCTATTTTGTAAAATATTTAAGTTACCAATGCAGATACTTCCAACTGTATATAATACAAATGAGACCTTTGGACATACCTCAAAGGAGATCTTTGGAAAAGAAATACCTATTAAGTGTTTAGTTGGGGATCAGCAAGCATCCCTTTTTGGACATAGATGCTTCAATAAAGGCGAAGCAAAAATATCCCTAGGATCCGGTGGTTTTGTCTCTATGAACGTAGGCCCTAAACCTAAATTTTCAACAAAGGGTCTATTCCCATTAATAGGGTGGACATTGGATAAAAAACCTACATATAAACTAGAGGGACAAGTAGCTACTGTTGGAACTTTTATAGACTGGCTAATAAATGACATGGAGATGTTTAAATCTCCAGTAGAGTTAGATAGTTATGCTTCAAAGTGCGATAATACCCAGGGAGTTTTTGTTATACCTACCCTATCAGGGATAAGGTTTCCCTATTTTAAACCGGACCTTAATGCATCCATATCTGGCCTATCCCTTAAAGTTTCAAAACCCCATTTAGCTAGAGCAATATTAGAGGGGATTGCCCATAGAGTTATGGATATTATAGAGGGAATGGAGAGTGAGACAAAGATATCTATTCCTAACCTTAAAATCGATGGAGGAGTTAGTAATTCGGATGTTTTAATGCAAATGATTGCAGACTTATCAGGTAAAGTTGTCTATAGATCGACAGAGAGTGACCTAGCCTCCCTAGGGGCTGCTTATTTTGCAGGGTTATCATCAGGAATGTTTAAGAGTACAAAAGAGATTTTAAATATTAAAATACCTAATAAAAGGTTTAATCCCAACTATTCCCTAGAGCGTAGAGTTAAGGAGAGAAAGTTATGGAGAGACCACATTAAAAAGTCTGAGAAAATGTTTCCAGCATAA